Below is a window of Zymoseptoria tritici IPO323 chromosome 12, whole genome shotgun sequence DNA.
CTCAAGGCAGTGTACGGAGACATGCTCGGCTTCCTTCCCAGCGACTATGATCCAACATCCATATCCTACCGAGTGACAAACAATGTCATCACGCCGCAAGTCGCAAGCATGCTCATTGCTGGCATGTATCCCTCGCAAAAAAATTGCGATACTCCACTACTCATTCAGCCGGACAGCGTCGACTCGCTCGAGCCGAACTATCCGTGCACTGCAGCTACAGCACTCTTCAGCTCGTATGGTCCCGGCAGCACGTCGCCAGCTTGGACGCAGCACCTCAATGCCTCAGCTGGACTGTTCGCTCGCCTTGACTCTCTGTCGGGTGTCAATCCGAATTCCACGGGCTGGCACAAGAGCTGGGACCACTATTTTGACAACCTTTCTGCGAGGCTATGCCACGACAAATCTCTTCCATGCAACATCGTCAACACAACGAACTGTGTCAGTATGGCGGAGGCAGAACAGGTCTTCCGTCTCGGCGAATACGAGTACAGCTTCATTTACCGCGACTCACCACAATCACTCCCAGCCAGCGTAGGAAGCTACGGCATCTTCGTGGCTGAATTGGCGCAAAACTTGCGCCATGCCATGGGAGAGGGAGCTCCTCCGACAGGGGATTGCAAGGTGAAGTACCGTCACAATGTCGCTCATGATGGATCAATATCACGCTTGCTGTCGATACTGCAACTGGAGAGGATGGTGTGGCCGGGGATGGGTGCCGAGGTGGTGTTTGAACTGTACAGCAAAGCAGGGGTGTACTTTCTGCGCGTGCTTTGGGGAGGACGAGTTCTTCGATCAAGCCATCCGGCCTTTGGCCAGATGGATATGGTTCCCGTGGCACAGTTCCTGGCGTACATCGATGGCCTCGTAGGTGTCAAGGCAAGAAAGGTACCCGAGTTGTGTCAGACACCGCGGTGTGAGCGGACGGGAGAAGGGTGTGCATAGTCGGCAGTGAAGATACGCCGTTCTCATCAGCAAGACACTTCACGAGCGAGAGTATGTCACTCAACATCTTCTCGCAAGTACAAGTAGCCTGATGGAAAACGATGTCAATGTCTCAAAAGGTCAGGCTCTCGTCACCTTTGAAGCTCACCCGGCGGTAAAGGCCGGAGTTTGTGAGAAGCCCACGCTAAGCTTCTTCAGGCGTGCAAGCAGGGCCCGAGCGTCCGTTCTCCAGATCTCCAGTGTTGATGGAAGCTCGAGTGTTTTGTTTCCGATTCACGACACCCTTCACCTCTCCCGGCCCccgacaacatcgacatcgtcgcGGCCGACTCCTTGCTGGCGACGGCCATTCAACTGTCCCATTCTGCGCGTCATGTCCAACCCCGAGGACCCCGAGTCAGGTACGGACCGCCTCACGAGATCAACCGCGCGAAACCCGAGGCGACGGCAGCGGCAGAGCGACAACGACACGCTCAAGACATCCGCACCACAGCGTAAACGGAGCAAGTTGAGCGAAGACGTCTTCCAACCGCGCGCATCAACAGAACAGATCCCGACAACCGATGCGCTGCAGCCAGCCGCGAACGAGGGACCCCAGACCAACGGCCATCACGAACATCTCCCGCAGCATGTAACTGCGAGCGGACGGCATAGGAGGGCATCATCAGTGGATGTGGAGATGGCAGTTCGCGGAAAGAAGCCAGCATCGAAGCGGGCGATGCGCGGCGATGGCGCGACGGTCCTCACTCAAAATAAATGCTACAGCGCGCGTCTTTTGCCCAGCACACCGAAAGAGCTGAGAAAAGAGGGCGTGGATTACCGCGGTAGCATCGATACGACTGGACATGCTCTGGCCATTACACACGAGAAAGCGACCGTATGGGAGTACAACGGACACACGGCCGGCAACGCGAAAGTCTTCGATCTTCCATTTCCATCTCGGATTGGCGAACCCTTACCCTTCGGCGCATTGGTAGCGAGTGGTGTGAGCAACACGGATGTGGGCTTGGTGGTGATCTCAGCGACGTCGGGCAAGGTGTTCTTCTATGAGTCGATCGACCGCACCGCATCGCTGGGCCTCTTCCAGGATCGGAAATCCTCTGTTCAAGGTGACATCGGGCTATACTCTGGTGAACGAGTGGCAGATGTCGTTCCGGCGGAGCATGCTGGTCTCATGGTTGTCTTGGATTCCGGACGCATAGCTCATTTGACTTTGAGGGATCCTCAGGGGAAAGCAAGAGTGGTAGTCAACTTCTTGCGCGCTTCGGACTCCCGCTCCGGTGGCATCTTCGGTAGCATCAAAGGTTACCTGGCAGGGGCCTTCAAGAAGGATCTCGCTGCTGTTCACACCCGCCCGTCGAGAACTCGCGGACAAATGCAGACTGTTTCGCTCACAGAAGGTGGAGAAGTAGTCACCTGGGAAGTGGATTGGACTGGTCGATCTGAATGCAAAGGCACCGTGGAGATCAGAGAGAAGCTCGTGGAGGAGCTGAAATTATTGGCTATACCTGAACTCGAGGGACGATTGAGCAATCTGGCAGCCCTGGACTTTGCTCTGTTGGACAACCCGATCGCCGCCCATGGTCTCGAATTGGCGAAACTGGACGATACTGCGGATCAACCGCTGCATGTGGCCGTCCTGCTGCGAGTCGGCGGCGCGGATATGTACGACTACGCGGTGGCTGCGCTGACCCTGACCGGATCTCACGCTGACGTGCATCAAATCACATACATCACAAAGTACCAGTCAAAGGGGGGAAGGACATCATCCACCAGACCCAGACTGGTGGTACCAAAACCTGAGCATACCGTGTTTGTCACCTTTGAAGATGCCACAGTCATGCTTCCAGCCAGACTACCGCCCACTGAGGGGCCCGAGGCCCAGCTCGTCACAGCTGATGTGCCCAAAGAACCCTATGAAGAGGCGCTATACCTCAGGCCCAGCAGAGGTCTCGTCTTCCAAGCATGCTTCGCAGAGAACTCCAAAGGCAGCAGCCATGCTACATGCGTCGCATTTGTGAAGAATGGAGGCCTGGTCCGAATATCCTCTGCGGACGTGCACAAAATTGCTGAAGGACCGACCATCTCGGCGAAAACTCGAATCGAGAATGCTGTCTTCTTCGGCATTCTATCGGACAACATCTTGGACTTCACCCGGATCATCGATGCGAAACATTCGGTCGTTGACGTGGAAAATGCTGCTTTGCAGGTTAGTGACGAGATTGTACGTGCGGCAACGCCATACACCACCTTCATTTCGCCCAGCCCGACCTCGATGGAGCAGCATCTCGTCTCCAAGGCACGCGCACTTCAGGCCTTGGCCGGACACATTCGCACATCATATCCAGCAATTCCCCGACAAACCATGTGGCGACTGTTGTTCGACGCAGAGCATGTTGCTGCCGGACAGGAGCTTTGGACTGCCTTCGAAGAGCATGTTGCCGACTCCTTCGACGGGAAGCGCAAAGCTACCATTCTGGATGAAGTATGCACATGGTTTACGCAAGATCATTTCGCTCAGCGGTCCGATTTAGCCAACGAGGATCCCGTGCGAAGGTTCTTCATCGGCGGATTGCATCGTCTGGAGCCCCTTCTAAATCATGTCAAGCTCTGCGTCGCCGGCCTCAAGCAGGACGACAAGCCGCCGAAGCATATTCTTCGAATCGTCATCCAGGCGAACGATCTATGGATCCGTTCCCTGGGCACAGCTTTCACCTTCCGTGGTCGCAATGCCTCTGATTATGGAATCCTTCCAGACCTTCTCGAAGATGGCGTTCTGGTCGAGACCACAGAATACGTCGATCTTCCTGAATTCTGGACATCAGTGGCAAGACTAACTGAAAATACCGTGGCCATTGCGAGACTCTCTCGCTTCATCGCCAACAGATACTACGAAACTGGCGATCAAGAAGCAGTGGTGGAACAAATGGCAGGCGAACTTGCACAATTCAACCCCAGCATACTGCAACTCTACTGTCAACTGTCCGAGGAGTCTATCAATTGGCGTGCATCTCGGCCGTCTCAAAAGGAACGAGACTATGCCGAGAGTCTTCGTGAGCATTACGACTCTGTTCGGTACTCACAATTGCGCAGTCTTGCGGATGTCGGCCAAGCAGAAGCCGGTATGCGGTTGGCGGAGAAATACAACGACATGAACACTCTGACTGATCTCGTTATCGCCGAGGATCAATATCTCATCGAGACCGCGGAGAAGACTCCAATCACGACAGACCGGCAGTTCATTCTCAATGCTCGGACGGAGATTCAGGCGAAGATATTGACATACTTTGAGCGATATGGCGAAGCGTGGGCCACGCCTTTCTTCGATAAGATGTTCTCGGACGGTGCAACTGGTGCTAAGCTCGATCAAGCGCAAAAAACATGGAAGTCCGCTGTCACCAAGTATCTTCGCGCGGATTCTCGACGGGCGAAGCTTTGCTGGATCAACGATGTGATGGAAGCGTCGGACTTCGAACACGCAGGCAAAGCCCTGGCCGACACTGCGACCGAACAGGAAAACAAGTTGTGGGCGAAGAAGGTTGAGCTCTCCATGTCCAGGCTCGCACTCATGGCCGCGGAGGAAGATGCTGCGACCACGAGACTCGCCAATGGCGGACCTGTCCAGAGTATCAATCCTGCAACTAAAGACTTGCAGATCGTCGAGGCGCAGGAGAAGCTCTACGACCACATCCACGGCACCATCATCGGCTCACTTGACCGCGAAGCCGAGACTATCAACTGCATGCTCAAATTTGGCACGCACATCTCGGACATGATCGCGTTGCGTCAACTGCTGGAAAACGGTCTGAACATGATCATTGACCACACCGTCCTCTCGATCGAGCAGCTGATTGACGTACTCACGTTGATCGACATTCACCCAGACTCTTCAGACGATGACGACAGTATAGGCGGCGGCGAATTCGTCCTGGCATTGTCTGCGCTCGACGCAGCGGCACCTTCTTTGCCCTCAGATCGCTTCGAGACTCTGCTCCAGCTCATCTGGAAGCGATGCTACATCTACGACGACTGGACACAATTCAGACTGTCCGGCAAGCAGAGTGACGCCGACCGAACAGGCATCCTCCGCAGCACAATTCTGTGGTCCACGCTTCGCCAGGCTCTCGACGCTCACCTCTTCGACTCTGACTCGAGCCGACTCCGGATTCTCGCGCCCAGCGACTGTCTGGGCTCCGCGTGTCTACCTGAAGATTTCAGCTACCGCTTTCCCGACGAGGAACTTCTAATGCCCATCTTGCACGACTGCAAGATCCAAGACGAGCTTCTCCAGAGCTTCGTGGCGGATCGTCGACTGGATGAGATTGCAGCGGATTGCTTGCGAGATGCGCAGACTCAGATGCAGGGTCAGCATGCGGCGGGCAAGAAGACTGCGAGGGAGTTGCAGGAGGTGGATGTCGAGGCGGAGAAAAGCGTTTTGGAAAATGGGAATGGACATGGGCATTTGAATGGGTATGGAGATGTTAATGGGTACGCGAATGGGCAGTATGCGGATGCGGGCGCTGATGAGGATATGTTTTGAAAGCTTGTTAGGGAAGGTGGATGGAGTATGTGGAGTTTGCACAGGAGACCACAAGTGGTTAAGATCTGGTATGCATGTCCCTGGATGGTTCGTGGGCTAGTCAAATTTGCTCGCGGCATGTATGACGCCTCATAGCACAAGAGTGGCTGAATGTGGGTTGGAGCTAGCATTGTAACGAAGATGAAGGCAGCGGCCATTACCTGACCAAAGCGTAATTCGACTCAAGGTATTTCCAATGATATAGAAAACAGCCAGACCCAGAGATACCTCGCTCAATGCACAAGTGCCGCGGAATCGTATCGGACGACATATGCATGCCAGGGCATATCAGGAATGGAAACGAGACTGGCCAAACattcttgatcttcttcttcttcgtctttctTCTCTGATACAGCTGTCTCTGGAAGACGGAGTCCTCCGATACATTGCTTTTCATCATGCAGTCATCATCACACACCACCGCAACGCCTCGCTTGAACGACCCACCCACCGCTCTCTACGAGGTCTGCAACGCAGCCTGCCTCACCCCCTCGGTAACCTCCTCAACCGCATCCCCCTCCACAGTCAACTTCTCCGCCccatccttctccaccgcctccacaCTCTTCTCTCCAGCCCCATCCTTCCCCTCCGCCCGttccgccgccttcttcgccttcttcctctccttctccgccttcttcgccgccttcttcttcgcctcctcctcctttgcCTTTTTCAATTCACTCCCGCCAAACATCTCCTTCCACtctgcctccttctccggtTTAATCGTCTTGAACAAGTGCGCCGCTTTGCCGATCTTGTGACCGGCTGGGATGGAGTCCGCTTGCCACTCGTCCGGGATGATGAGCAGTTCCGCTTGCAGTTGGGAGAGGATGTTCCGGGATGTAGCGGGGAGATAAGGCGCGATGACGGAAGCCAGGAGATGGACGTGATTGACGGCGAGGTTGACGACGGCGTCGCAGCGGGCGCGCTCGGATTGGAAGAGGGCATTGTCGAGACGGTTGTCTTGCAGGAGTTTGTTgccgagggaggagatttcGCGCGCACAGACGAGGCCGGATTTGAGGTGCACGGCGTCCATTTCTTCGCGGTATTGTTTGAGTTTGTCGTTGACGTCTTTGATGTGAGTTTGGATGGATTTGGCGGTCTCACTGGTAGGGTCGAGTTCTGGCGCGGCGGGGATGGTAGAGTCGTAGTTGGGAGAGTTGACGTATTTGAGGATGCGGTTGACAAAGTTGCCGAAATTGTTGACGAGCTCGTTGTTGTTGGCCGCGATGAAGCCATCCCATTCGAACTCCGTGTCGCTGGTCTCgggtcggcggaggaggaggaagtatCGCCAGACGTCGGGAGCAATGCCGGTCTCTTTCGCGCTGGTGCCAAAAACACCGACTCCACGAGACTTGCTGAACTTTCCGCGTTCGTAGTTGAGGTATTCGGTCGTGCTGAGGGTGTTGAGCATAGTCCACTTGTCGCCGGTGCCGAGTTGTGAGCATGGGAAGACGACCGTATGGAATGGCACGTTGTCTTTGCCCATGAATTGGTACAATTCGACATTCTCCGGATTCCTCCACCACTGTTCCCAGTGTTCCGTGTAGTTTGCAGTAATCGAGACGTATCCAATGCAAGCGTCGAACCAGACGTACAACACCTTCTGGTCGTATCCTTCCAACGGCACCGCAGTCCCCCATTTCAGATCACGAGTGATACCGCGCGGCTTCAACCCCTCCTTGATCCACGCATTGGTAATGTTCACACCATTGTCACTCCACGCACCCTTCTCATGGCTCTTTCTGTTCCACTCTGCCACTTGGTCCTGCAACTTGTCCAATAAGATGAAGACGTGCTTCGTCTCTCTCGGCTCTGGCGTCGCACCATCCAGCTTGCATCGAGGCTTGATCAACTCCAGCGGATCTAGCAGGTGCCCACACTTGTCGCATTGATCTCCTCTCGCGTCGTTGTATCCACACAATGGACACTCTCCTTCCACAAAGCGGTCTGCCAGGAAACCATTATGCTTGGTGCAGTATGGCTGCGTCGTCGTTCGCTCCTCGAGGTATCCGTTCTTGTATAGCTTCAGAAAGATATCCTGCGCAATATCCGTCTGTTGCTGGGTCGGCGTGCGCCCGAAGTGGTCAAAGTCAATCTCGAACCAGTCGTAGACTTCCTTGTGGAGCTTGTTGTATTTGTCGCAGAGCTCTTGCGGTGTGATGCCCTCTTCGATCGCTTTCGTCTCAGTCGCTGTGCCATATTCGTCTGTGCCGCATATGAACAATGTGGGAAGACCTCGTGCTTTGCTGTAGCGGGAGAAGACGTCTGCCGAGAGCACGCTGCCAATTACGTTTCCCAAATGAGGTACATTGTTGACGTATGGCAATGCGGAAGTGATCAACAcgttcttcttgccctccaCCGGCAGGATGACTTCCTTCTTTGCACCGTTCATGATTATTCGTCTGAGGTCTTTCGCGCGAGAAGCTGGCTTCGGTGGGCGTAGAGTGCCCTGGGTGGTGAGGACGTGGTGCTCGTTGGGTTTCAACCTCGTCGAGGGCAATGCAATTTTGGGAAACGGAGAATTTGGTCAAGTCCGTGTTGCCGTgatgtcgaaggagagggagtgGTGTGAAAAGGAAACAAGATCAATGTTGGTGTGTTTCTGATTTCTCAAAAACTGCCCCTCCAAATCTCAAAGCGATGACTGTTCAGCCCTGTGGGGAAGCTTTCGTGCCTGCCACCAAATTTCAATACCATCGCCCACGACTCGTCTCGACATATGACCTGATCAAGCCAAAACTTCCATCTCAGCCATGAGCCAAGAAGAAGTCACAAGATCAGAGGATCCAGAAGTCTTCGCCGACCTCCTCAATCTCGAAGACCAATACCACAATGAAGGCTACCTCCTAGGCGTCGCAGATGGCTCGAAATCCGGACGTATCGAAGGCCGAGTCTTCGGATTGCAGAAAGGATTCGAGAAGTTTGTTGAGATGGGAAGATTGAATGGCAAAGCTGCCGTTTGGGAGGCTCGTCTACCGAGCGAGTCTAAGGCTACGACCGACTCAATCAGCACTCAAGAAGATGTTGAAGAGAGTAATGTGAGAGTCGAGCCTCTGAAAAATGGAGGTGATAGGCTGAGGAAACATGTCCTACGGCTCGCAGCTCTCAGCGATCCAGACGATCTTTCTACGGATAATGACGAAGACTCTGTCTCGGAGTTTGATGATCGGCTGAAAGATGCTAAAGCGAAGGCCACGCTCATCGCTCGACttgttggcgaggacgagTCGAGCTCTGCTGTGATGGCgaaggtggaagatggagagggCAGCCATCTGTCTGGAGCCCAGCGCAAGGCGGCGTTGAGGGTGAAGCAGAAGGATGTAGGGAGTGGGAGTAAGCCGACGGGAGAAATGGAGGACTTTGTGGGACTGCGTGGCGCAAAGGGTTGAAGGAGGATGAGTTCAGTATGCTCCTCCCATGCCTCGTGCATGCAAGAGCATCATCGTGTTGGCATTGTCCATGTGTGGATCACTGGCTGCCTCAACAATCGACACAGACGTTGATGCTTCGACCTACGGAGAGTGCCATCGCCTCGCTCCAAGGACTCGCCAAAGTCAACGGCAAATCATCAAGAGATGACGGCACTCAGGCTTCAtcgacacctccgactcgACTCGATCTGACAGCAGTCTGGTTGCTGGCTCGAAACATCGCCTAGGGCTATGATGAGACTGGGCTCCTGGACTCGAGATCGCTGCGTCGGCATCGAAGGAAGTCCAAGTCTGGCCGATACGGTACGTGGCTCCAAGAAAATATCAAGCCAATAGTCGAAGCCGAGGAGGATTTGATATGAATGGCAACTTCAGGTCATAAGTCTTCTTTGTTGTATATCTATCAAGATCTGTATGAGTGGGGTGCAAGAGCGGAGCTGAGAAGCCCATCTTCAAGATGTGCCTATGCACTCCGCCTCACGGGTATCTCCAAAACCAAAAACGAGCCGTCTACTTTTAATCTTTCATCATTGCCGTGTTCCCATGTCCCCAAATGCAGCAATATCCCAAATTGCCAAAAACGCCAGCCCATGTGAAAAGACACCCATCGCTCAGAACGCACAATCAGCCCAAAATTCTATCCCTCCCACCTCTTCCCTCATCATCACGCCCTCTGcatctccctcttctccctctcctccgcaaaAACCTCCCTCGAAATCCTCAACACCCTCTCAaacccctccctccctttcGCCGCATTCTGCTTGAACCGCTCAATACTAAAATCCTCCACCGCATTCTTAATCTTCTGCCAACCTCCACACAGCGCAATAATCTTCGCCCTCTGTTCAAaaatcgtcgtcgtctcccCCTTCATCCCTCTCGGACCCGGGCGATACACCACCGTCTCCTGCACGCTCAAGATATCATTCCACGTCAAATTCTGACTGCACATCgtcaccttcttcgccgccgcgtCGACGTATGAGACTTCGTAGACGAGGGATGTGTCTTCTTTGCTGCCGAGTATGCTTCGTAGCCAGGAGGGTGCGGATTGTTTGCAGGTTATGAGGCGTTCGGTGCGCAGGATGCCGGTGgtgggggagagggagcggGAAAGCGTGTCGACGGCGATTACGTGGGTGGATTTGTCGTTCCAGGGACAGTATTTTCGCCAGTTGGCTGTGCTGACTTCGTCCCAGGAGTAGGCGAAttcgtgggaggaggagaagaatttCATCGTGTGTGGGTTTGATATGGGTCGAGGTGCCGGATGCGTTGAGGTTGGTGGGTGGTGTTTGTCGTGGAGATGTAGGTTTGAGGTCGACGGTGTGTTTGTGGCGAGGTGAATGTaaggaggagatggtcgGCGTGGTCGAATTTGCTTGTGACTTTGGTCGAGAGGTGGCTCGCGCCTGTTTAGTCTTTCTCCGGAAATCTTGGTTTCCGATGGAGCGAATTCACGAGGTGTCGCGTGCTCCGTGATGCTGATGCCGATGTCTTGTGTCGAACGCTCGTGAGGGCAATTAATGCAGTCGTGGACGTCGTATAGGTTGCAAATAGGTGAACAAGAGGTCGGACGAATTTGTGTATCGAACGAAGTATCCGGAATGGAGAAACGGAGAAAGAAAGCGCCTAGAACCCCCGACTCTTTATCGTCTTGCTTGTGATTTGTCCTTCGGCATGCACTCCGTGGCGGGCCGCATACACTACGTCGGCTTTGGAGATTCAGATCCGAGATGGGTCCGAGTTGTCCGAGTTGAAGTGTCAAGTCCTCAAGTAAATAACTCCTTACAATACAGATGCAGGCACAAGGAACAGCGACGAAAGAGAAATGTTGTCAAAGGTACAGATATGGTATATAACAGAATTACATGGTACTGTTACAATAATACAGGCGTATGAGCTGCAATGCTGGGTATCTCTTCAAAAATGCCTCGCTGGCCGCTCTTTCGCCTCCCGACTTCGCCTGCTCCGAACAAAGAAAATGCCGCAAAAATGCCGCTCGCAAAGAACAAAGTGACAAACTTTCTGATCAAGTCTCGACTGCAAACTTTGAGATGGCTCGCTCTCTATCCTCTCGTTGATACACTGCGTTTGAGTAATAGCTGCTCAAGCGTTGGTGACTGCGCTTGCGTTCCGCGGCCGTGCAGTCCAGCTGTGGCTGCGGGTACGCATAGGGAAGCTCTTCAAGCCATGCCGGGTGGTTGTAGCCGTGATAGCAATGCTATGCGGCGTCGGATAATTGTCGCTAGTATCTCGAGTCGTGCTCAGTCGGAAGCAAGAGGCGTCGGCATCATCCAAGGCAACGTCTGCGAGTCTCTTCTCGGCGTGCTGCTCTGTGACAGGCGAGGAAACCTGAAGGCCAAAAAGGCGGATCGTTCACGGGCAGAGACTCTGGTTCTTGAGCTCGTTGGGGTAGTGTTGGTGTAGCGAGGAGCCTTCGACTTAGGCCATGCGGTTCGTTGCTTTGTGGTC
It encodes the following:
- a CDS encoding methionine--tRNA ligase, with amino-acid sequence MNGAKKEVILPVEGKKNVLITSALPYVNNVPHLGNVIGSVLSADVFSRYSKARGLPTLFICGTDEYGTATETKAIEEGITPQELCDKYNKLHKEVYDWFEIDFDHFGRTPTQQQTDIAQDIFLKLYKNGYLEERTTTQPYCTKHNGFLADRFVEGECPLCGYNDARGDQCDKCGHLLDPLELIKPRCKLDGATPEPRETKHVFILLDKLQDQVAEWNRKSHEKGAWSDNGVNITNAWIKEGLKPRGITRDLKWGTAVPLEGYDQKVLYVWFDACIGYVSITANYTEHWEQWWRNPENVELYQFMGKDNVPFHTVVFPCSQLGTGDKWTMLNTLSTTEYLNYERGKFSKSRGVGVFGTSAKETGIAPDVWRYFLLLRRPETSDTEFEWDGFIAANNNELVNNFGNFVNRILKYVNSPNYDSTIPAAPELDPTSETAKSIQTHIKDVNDKLKQYREEMDAVHLKSGLVCAREISSLGNKLLQDNRLDNALFQSERARCDAVVNLAVNHVHLLASVIAPYLPATSRNILSQLQAELLIIPDEWQADSIPAGHKIGKAAHLFKTIKPEKEAEWKEMFGGSELKKAKEEEAKKKAAKKAEKERKKAKKAAERAEGKDGAGEKSVEAVEKDGAEKLTVEGDAVEEVTEGVRQAALQTS